The nucleotide window CCTGTCGAGGTGCGGATCGTCGCTGAGCACGAAGAAGTACGGGGACAAAGTCTCGTCCTCCCTGCCGGTCGGGATGCTCGCGGCCGCGGCCGCGAGGTACGCGTCGCGCCGTTCGGATCTGTCGGCGCGCGCGGCGCCGCACAGAAGGAGCCCAACGAGGGTCGCAACGAGTGCGATGAGGAACACGGAAACGCGCCGCATGCGGGGACCTCCCTTTCTCTCCGGGCGCGATCCGAGACGGATCATCCGCGTCCGGGTTTGACGGCATCTGCGCGCGCTTCCAACGGGGCCCAACGGCGATAGACAGCGCAGAGCGGAAGAAGTTCCGAGGTGGGTCAGCTCCGGATCGGCCCGAGGTGCGTCACGTACCAGCGATCACCCCAGTTGATGAGCACCGTGATGTCGAAGCGGCGCGTGCGATCGCCCGACGCGGCGGTGACCCGGTTGCCGCGGCACGACCAGTAGGGCAGGGAGTTGCCCTCGGTCTCCTTCTCTTGCCACCTGCACCGGCCGAGCTCGAGCGACCGGAACCGCCAGGACGGATCCGCGAAGCGCTCGTGCTCCGCGAGGATGTCCTGCTCGTACCAGAGCACGAGCTTGCGGTGGTAGCGCCCGGGGGAGGCGATAGCCTTCACGAGATCGAACGCGTCCGCCGGGAAGAAGAAGCCCTTCGCGAGCGCGGGCTCGCGCGCCACGATGGCGGCGAGCAGCCTGCGGGCCCCCTCCTCGGCCGTCGCGGCCGCCGGCGGCGCGCCCTTGACGCAGTTCTCGATCGGGACGAGCGGGGTGGCCGGCGGCGCGGCCCCGTCGGCGAGCAAGACGAGCGGCGCGAAGAGCAGGACGAGCGGCGCGGCGACCCGGGCGGTGCGCACGCGGGACCTCAGCGCTCCTCGGCCTTGAGCTGCGGTTTGCGCGCGGCCGCGGTCTCGTCGAGCCGCCCGAGCCGCGTGCGGGTCGGCGCCTTGTGCATCGAATCGGGATCGGTCTTCGACATCTGCGCGATCTCGATCAGGGCGCGCGCGAACTCCTCGACCGACTCGCGCGTCTCGCTCTCGGTCGGCTCGCACATGAGCGCGCCCTTGACGACGAGCGGGAAGTAGATGGTCGGCGGATGGAAGCCGCGATCGATGAGCGCCTTCGCGACGTCGAGGGTGGAGACGCCGGTCTCCTTGAGCAGATCGCGATCGCACGCGACCACCTCGTGCATGCAGCGCCCGTTCCCGTAGGGCACGTGGTAGTGATCCTTGATGAGCTGCAGCAGGTAGTTGGCGTTCAGCACCGCCATCCGCGACGAGTCGGCGAGGCCCCGCGCGCCGAGCTCGCGGACGTACGCGTAGGCGCGGACCATGACGCCGAAGTTGCCGTAGAACGAGCGCACCCTCCCTATCGACTCCGGGAAGTCCTCGGACAGGACGAACGTCCCGTCCTCGCAGAGAACCGGGCGCGGCGTGGGCAGGTAGGGCGCGAGCGCCTTCGTGACGCCGATCGGGCCAGAGCCCGGGCCGCCGCCGCCGTGCGGCGTGGAGAACGTCTTGTGCAGGTTGAACTGCATCGCGTCGACGCCGAAGTCGCCGGGCCGCCCGGCGCCCATGATCGCGTTCAGGTTGGCGCCGTCTCCGAACACGAGGCCGCCCTTCCCGTGGACGATCTCCGCGATCTCCTTGATGTTGCGCTCGAACAGCCCGAGCGTGTTCGGGTTGGTGAGCATGAGCGCCGCGACGTCGCCGTCCATCTTCTCCGCGACCGAGCGCGGATCGAGGGTGCCGTCCTCCGAGGACGCGACCGGCTCGACCGCGTAGCCGTTGAGCGCGCTCGACGCCGGGTTCGTGCCGTGCGCCGTGTCCGGGATGAGCACCTTCTTGCGCGGGTCGCCGCGAAGGGTGAGCGCCTTGCGGATCACCATCATCGCCGCGAGCTCGCCGTGCGCGCCGGCGGACGGCTGCAGGGACACCGCGCCCATCCCCGAGATCTCCGCGAGCGCCGCCTCGAGCTCGTACACGAGCCGGATGGCGCCCTGCGCGAGCCGCGCGGGGGTGTACGGGTGGAGCCGGGCGAACCCGGGGAGGCGCGCGGCCCACTCGTTGATCTTCGGGTTGTACTTCATCGTGCACGACCCGAGCGGGTAGAACTGGTGATCGACGCTGAAGTTCCAGGTCGACAGCCGCGTGAAATGCCGCACGACCTCGGGCTCGCTCACCTCGGGGAGCGCCGCGGCCCGCTCGCGGACGAGCTCCTTCGGGTAGAGCTTCGCGGGATCGATCTCGGGCACGTCGAGCTTCGAGAGGCTCGCTCCGCTGCGCCCTTCGCTGCCGCGATCGAATATCAGCGGCTCGTTGAAACCCACCGTCTTCGTGCCCGGATGCCTCGTCATGCGCCACCTCGAAGGGTTCGGTTTGCGTTCGCCCGCAACGGTCTAGCACACCGAATTGTGCCCTTCAAGCGGGCGCGGGGCGCGCCGTCACTCGGCGGTCGGCGGGACGCAGGACGAATCGATCTCGAGGCGGAACACCCCGAACAGCGCCTCGTACGACACGGGGGAGGTGCAGCCGTCGTCGCCGGGCGGGCAGACCTCCATGGCGGGCCGCATGACGCGCGCCTCGACGAGGCCGTTCTCCATGAGCGAGATGACCACGGTGGCCGGGACGCCGTCCGACGCGATGACGTTCAGGAGGTAGTTGCGCACGCGGCCGCCCGGGAACTGGAACTGCGACAGGGAGTCGTGCGCGAGCTCCGGCATCTGCCCGATGGAGGCGGCGTCGAACCGGCCGTCGCTCGACCACATGACCCCCGCCGGACCCCGGCCGTCGGCCAGCGCCGCCGTGTCGAAGGTCATCGCAAGGCGCGTGTCCTCCTCGAAGCCGGTCCGCACGAACGACGCGTTCACCACCTGGCCGCGGTAGCACTCGCCCGGCTGCGTCGTGAAAGAGCCGACGTCCATGCAGGACGCGCAGAGGAGCGCAGCGGGGAGCAGGGCGCGTTTCATGCGTCGACTCTACCGCCGCCCGCGCGGCCGGGCAACAGCCGCGGTGAAGAGCGTCGGCGAAGAGCGTCTTGTCGCGATAGGCGCGCGGGGCTACAGTCCCGCCCATGACCGCGGCCAGAATCCTCGTCATCCACCGCGAGTCCGCGTACTCCGAGGTCGCCACGGACGGCGCGCTCGGGCGCGTCAAGGGGCTGCTCGACCGCCGGGATCCGCTGGTCGCGGATATCGTCCGCGCCCACGAGCGCCACGCGGCGTCGATGGAGCGAATCCGGCGCGAGATAGGCTCGCGCGACGTCGACGCGACCTGGCGCCACGACTGGAGCGACCTCGATCCCGCGGATTTCGATCTCGTGATCACGGTCGGGGGCGACGGCACGGTGCTGCGCGCGTCGCACTCCATCGGGGACACGCCGGTGCTCGCGATCAACTCGTCGCCGGAGACGTCCCGCGGCTACCTCACCGCCGGCGGCGCGGCGGCTCTCGGCGGGCTCCTCGACGCCTTCATCGGCGGCGCCCTCGAGGCGACGTCGCTCTACAGGATGGAGGTGCGGGTGAACGGGAGCGTGATCGACGCACGCGTGCTCAACGACGCGTTGTTCTCTCACCTCTGCCCGGCCTCAACGACGCGGTACGAGCTCCAAGTCGGCGACGCGCGGGAGGAGCAGCTCTCGTCGGGCGTTTGGGTGTGCACGGCGGCGGGCTCGACCGCGGTCGTGCGGGCGGCGGGCGGCAAGGAGATGCGCCCCGGCTCGCGGCGCCTGCAGTTCATCGTCCGGGAGCCGGGCCCTCTGTGCGGGCCGGGCGGCATGAGCCTGCCCGGGTTGGCGAGAGGGTTCGCCGGGAGCGACTGCCCGATCTCGATTCGATCCAAGACCTCGGCGGCGCGGCTGTACCTGGACGGCCCGCACCTCGTGCACCGAATCGATTTCGGCGACGTCGTCGAGTTCCACGGTGCGGCCTGTCCGCTGCGGCTCCTCGGCTACCGCGCACAAAAAAATCCTTGATCCGACGGCACTTCCAGGTAATATGCCGTCCCTGCTTTCCCCGGAGCGGTTTCCGGGAGATGTGGAAGGACGAACCCATGTACGCGGTGATCGCCACAGGCGGAAAACAGTACCGGATCAGCGAGGGCGGCTCGGTTCGCGTCGAGAAGCTCAAGGGCGCGGCCGGCGACAAGATCGTGTTCGACCAGGTGCTGATGGTCGGCGAGGGCGCGAGCGCGAAGATCGGCACCCCGGTGGTGAAGAAGGCCACGGTGGAGGCCGAGATCACGGAGCAGGCGCGGGCCCGCAAGATCATCGTCTTCAAAATGAAACACCGCAAGATGCTCCGTCGAGTTCACGGGCATCGGCAGCCCTACACGGAGCTGCGCATCACCAAGATCAACGCCTAGGAGCTCACCATGGCACACAAGAAGGGACAGGGCTCGTCGAGGAACGGTCGGGACACCGACGGGAAGCGGCTCGGCATCAAGAAGTTCGCCGGGCAGCACGTCATCCCGGGCAACATCATCGTGCGCCAGCGCGGCACGACGTTCCACGCAGGGCGCGGCGCCGGCCTCGGGCGCGACTACACCGTCTTCGCGATCGACGAAGGGGTCGTCGCGTTCGTGAAGCGCCAGAACCGCTGCTACATCGAGATCGTCTCCGCCGGCGCCTGATGCGGCGACGCGGCGATGTCCGTCACGCCTGAAATCTATTTGGACAACGCGGCGACGACGAGGCCCTGGCCTGCGGCGATCGCGTCCGTGGACGCGATGCTCGCCGACGGCTACGGCAACGCCTCGTCGTTGCACCGCAGGGGCGCGGCGGCGGCGCGCGCGGTCGGAAAGGCGGAAGGTGTCCTCGCGGCGCTCGTCGGCGGCGGCGCCTGGAAGGTGCTGTTCACCTCCGGGGGCACCGAGTCGGACGTGACGGCGGTGCTCGGGACCGTGCCCCGCGGCAAGCGCGACGCGCTCGTCACGACCACGGTGGAGCACGCGGCGATCGCGGAGGCGGGGAGGCGGCTCGGCGCGGCCGGGGCGCGGTGCGTGGAGATCGGCGCCGGCCCGAGCGGAGTCGTGGATCCGGCCGCGGTGGCGGAGGCGGTCGACGACCGGACGGCGCTCGTCTCCGTCACGCACGTCGCGAACGAGATGGGCACGGTCCAGCCGGTCGCCGAGATCGCCGCGCGCGTCAAGGCCAAGGCGCCGCGCTGCCGCGTTCACGTCGACGCGGTCCAAGCCGCCGCGCAGTGCGCGCGCCTCGAGTATCCGCTCGCGGTCGACATGGTGTCGCTCTCGGCCCACAAGATCCACGGCCCGCAGGGCGTCGGCGCGCTCCTGCTCCGGCCGGACGTGTCGATCCGCCCCCTGCTCGCGGGCGGCGATCAGCACGGCGGCCTGCGGCCCGGGACGCTCAACGCCCCGGGGATCGCGGGGTTCGCCGCGGCCGCCGGCGCGATCGCCTGTCGGCGGAGCGCTGCGGTCCCGGCAATGGCCGCCCTCGCAGATCGGTTGTCGCTCGGCCTGTGCGGCGCCGCGTCCGGGGTCCGGCCGCTCGGGGCGAAGGAGGCGCGCGCGCCGGGGATCGTCGTGATCGCCGTCGCCGCCGTTCGCCCCGAGGTGCTGCTCCACGCGCTGGAGACGCGCGGCGTGCTCGCGTCGTCGGGCGCGGCGTGCCACTCCCGCCGCAGGGAACCGCCGCGGTGCCTGCGCGACGCGGGGCTGCGGGCCGGTGAGGGGTCGATCCGTTTCAGCCTCAGCTACGATACGACCGCTGAAGAGGTGGAGGGCGCCGTGGCCGCGTTCGCCGCGGTGGTCGAGGCCGTGCGCGCTGGTCACGCGGGGGACGTCTGATGGAGCTCTCGAGCTACAGGGGACCCGCTGTCGTGCTGCGGATCGGCGAGCTGTTCCTCAAGCGCGGCAACCGGCGCTCGTTCGAGGACGCGCTCGAGCGGAACCTGCGCCGCGCCCTGGCGGGCCGCGACGACGTGCGCCTCGCCCGCGCGCACGGGCGGATGTTCGTGCTCGGCGCCGCGGACGAGGATCTGCTCGCGCGGCTGCGCTGGGTGTTCGGGTTGTCGTCCTTGTCGCCGGCGACCCTCTGCGACAAGCGGCTCGACGCGCTCACCGCGAGCGCCCTCGAGTTGTCGGCGGCCATCGCGGTGCGCCCGGGGGACAGGTTCCGGGTCGTCGCACGGCGGGCGGACAAGAGCTTCCCCGCCGACTCCTGCGAGATCGGCCGGGTCGTCGGCGCCGCGATCGCGGAGCGCACGGGTCTCGCGGTGGATCTCGAGGAGCCCGATGTCCGCGTCGGCGTCGAGGTGGGGCCGGAGTGGGCCTTCGTCTGGTCCGGGGAGCGCCCCGGCGGCGGCGGCCTGCCGGTCGGGATCTCGGGGCGCGCGGCGCTCCTGCTCTCGGGCGGCATCGACTCCCCGGTCGCCGGGCACCTCCTCCAGAAGCGCGGGCTCGAGCTCGCGTGCGTCTATTTCCACGCCCCTCCGTACACCGGCGACGGCGCGCGGGAGAAGGTGATCGACCTCGCGAGGGCGCTCGCGGCGCGGCAGGACGGGCTCCTGCTCTTCGTCGTGCCGTTCGCCCGGATCCAGGAGCGGTTCCGGGACGGCCCGGACCCCTCGTACCTCGTCCTCCTCTACCGGCGCGCCATGGTGCGCATCGCCGAGCGCATCGCCGCGGCGCAGAAGATCGGCGCCCTGGCCACGGGCGAGAGCCTCGGCCAAGTGGCGAGCCAGACGCTGACCAACCTCGGCGTGATCGAGGACGCGGCGACGATGCCGATCCTGCGGCCGCTCGTAGGGTTCGACAAGGCGGAGACCATCGAGATCGCGCGCCGGATCGGGACCTACGAGGTCTCCATCCGCGCCCACGAGGACTGCTGCACGCTGTTCGTGCCGCGCCACCCCCAGACGAAGGGCTCGATCGCGCGGGCGCGGCGCCTCGAGGAGGAGGCCGCGCTCGGGTCGGCGCTCGACGAGGCGGCGACCGCGGCGGAGCGGATTGTCCTGTGATCCGCACGCCCGGCGCGGCGAGCGCCGGGAGAGGGAGGTGCACGCGATGAGGAGGCTTCTCGGTTTCGGTGTGCTCTGCGCCGCCGCGCTCGTCGTCGCGGCGGGAGCGAGCTCTTGCCGGTGCTCCGAGGACAACGGCGAGGAGGCGCGCCTCAGGAAGACGGTCGACGTCGCGCCGGTGCACCTCTACGTCGGCGCGAAGAACGCGGTCGCGCGCGGGGCGAGCGACGCGGATCTCGAGGCGATCCGGCGGTTCGTCGTCGACTACGTCGCGGCCGACCGCAAGGGGGGCGCCGCACCGCCGCCGCGCCTGAGCCTCGGGCAGCTCGCGAGCGCGGCCAAGGCGCTCGTCAGGATGCGCGCGGACGGTGCCGCGATCGTGCGGTCCGACGACGAGACCGGCGCGGTCCCGCTCCTGCCGCAGATCCTGCCGGGCGATGCCTCGATCGCGGGAGTCACGACGAACGGTGAGCACGCGCTGTTCCTCGTCGTCCTCTTCGCGCTGAAGGTCTACCCGGAGAGCCCGGCGCCCGTGCCCGAGGAGATCCTGTTGTACGAGGCGTGGCGCACGAAGCCCGACGCCCTCGCGCTCCCGGGCGCGGCGGAGGTGACGCACGCGATCCGGGCGGTCGTGTTCGGCAGCAACGACTTCTGCGATCTCGCCGCGGCGGACGCCGAGCGCCTCGCGGAAGGGGCGTACGACTCCCGCGAGCTCGCGTCGGTGCTCGCCCTCCTTCCGGCGCGGCCCGGCGGCGAAGGCGCGCCCCCCGACGCGGCGACGGTCGGGAGGATCGCGTCGGTGCTCGAGGGGCTCGCGGAAGGCGCCGTCGCGATCTGCTACTCCAAGCGCCGCGACGGCGAGCGGACGGGCGCGGCGACCCGCCGCTTTGTCGACGCGATCCGCAGGACCGGGACGGACTCGGACGAGCTGGTCCTCCTGTCGGCTTTCGCGAGCTGCGCCGAGGGGGAAGGGGAGGCGGGCGCCGCGGAGCTTGCTCGATTCGCGCAACGACCGGGCGCGGCGGCGCGCGCGGCCGAGATCGCCGCGTTGACGGAGTACTGCCGTCGCATGGAAGGTGACCCCTCCGCCGTCTTCCGGAAGCTCAACCTCGCCTCTCTCGCGCTCCAGGTCGGCGCCTCGGAGATCCAGCGCACGGGGCTGCACGAGCGCGCCGAGGAGCTCTCCGTGTACCGCGCGATCCGCGCCGTAGAGCGCGCCGTGTCCACGCTGCTCGCCGCGAAGGATGTCGCGGGCGCCGTCCAGGGCCTCGGCGGCGCCGCGCGCGGGCTCCTCGATTGACCCGAGAGCGCTACTCGGGAACCGCCGATTCGTCGATGTGCACGGGGCCGATGACCTCGATGTCTCCCTGCGTGTGCTTCGTGGCGCCGTCGACGGGCTGTGTTTTCGGGTCCGGCTCCGCGAACAGGAGGAGGTAGGTCAGGTACCCCATGATGAGGAGCATGATCAGCACGAGCGAGAGCACCGCGATCCGGACGCCGACGAGGCTCAGCCCGCCGAAGGTGCGCCGTCTCCCGCGCAGCGCGATCGCGAGCGCCACCTGCTTCTCGAAGTGCTCCGGCGGCGCCATGACGCGGAGCCCGGAGACCTCCTCCATGGTCCTGCGGTACGAATCCCATTCCGCGGCGCACCCGGGGCACGCGGCGAGGTGCTCCTCCAGGGATCGACGATCGCCTTCGGAGAGCTCCCCGTCGTGATATCCCGTGAAACAGGCTCTTGCGCTTTCGTGATCCATGTTCACCTCAGGTACGGGGCCAGGCGCTCCTTGAGCGCCATGCGCGCTCGGTGCAGCCTGCTCTTGACCGTACCCGCCGGTAGCCCTGTGATTTCGGAGATGCTCTCGTAGGACATGTTCTGGACGTCCCGCAGCACCAGGATGACGCGTTGTTCTTCGTCGAGCGCCGTGATCGCGTCCTGTATCAGGCGCTCCATCTGCAGCCCTTCGGCCATCTCGTCGGGCCGCGAGACCTGGGACGACGTGCTCATCGTCCCCGATCGGACGACGTCGTGCTCGACGGTTTCGTCGAACGGCTGGCGATCGCGGTCGCGCCGCCGGCCGAGGTACTTCCGCCGGTTCATGCAGAGGTTGTAGGCGATGCGGTAGATCCATGTGGTGAGCGGAGACTCGCCTCGGAAGAGCTCGATCTTCCTGTAGACGGTGATGAAGACCTCTTGGGCGAGATCCTCGGCCTCCTCGCGTACGCCGGTCATGCGGTAGAGAAGGTTGAAGATCGGCGTCTTGAACTTGGCGATCAGCTGTTCGAAGGCGTGCTTGTCGCGCGCCTTGAGGGATTGCACGAAGAGGGTTTCGTCGCTCAGGCTCAAGGGTTCCTTCTTCGGATAGAAGCTAGCACGGAACGTCGGCAAAAAAAAAGTCGCCCCACGTCATGTTTCGACCGCCGGGAACTTTTAGTTCGGTGCGGTGTCGGATCCTGCGAAGACGCGGTCGGAGGTTCGAATCGGCCGAAGGAAACGCGGTTTTCGACGGGTTTCGAAGTGGGGTGGATGTCGTTGAAAGAAAATAGAAAATGTGGCCGTCAACTCAGAGAGCGGCGATTTTGAGGCGAGCGGTTTTTATGATCTTCACAATGGTACGAAAGTGTTGTTTTATAGTGCGGCTCCGCGGCATGGGCTGGACGCGCCACGGCGCTGCGAGGTTGACTCGGTCCCTTCAGGGTAGCACCGCGATTCGCGGTGAAAAAGCGCGGCGATTTCAGGCGCCGTGACAGGACAGGAAGAGATCATGAGCGCACTCTCCATTCAATTCAAGGTCTCGAAGGGCGGCACCGTGCTCCGCGAGGTGACCCTGAGCCAGGACGTCATCAAGATCGGGCGCATGGCGACGAGCCACCTCCAGGTCGACGACGAGCTCGTCTCGCGCATGCACGCCGTCATCGAGGTCGGCGGCCCGGGGCAGGTCTTCATCTTCGACCTCGGCAGCGCGACCGGGACGCTCGTGAACGGCAAGAAGGTGAACAAGGCGCCGCTGAACAGCGGCGACGTCATCACGCTCGGCGGCGTCGAGGTCGCCGTGACGTTCGAGGCGGCCGCGGACGCGGCGCAGGACGCGGCGCCGGCCGCGATGCCCAGCTACCCGCCTGCGGCGGCGATGCCGCCCGGGTTCGGCGCGCCCGCAGGGATCGC belongs to Pseudomonadota bacterium and includes:
- a CDS encoding NAD(+)/NADH kinase; this encodes MTAARILVIHRESAYSEVATDGALGRVKGLLDRRDPLVADIVRAHERHAASMERIRREIGSRDVDATWRHDWSDLDPADFDLVITVGGDGTVLRASHSIGDTPVLAINSSPETSRGYLTAGGAAALGGLLDAFIGGALEATSLYRMEVRVNGSVIDARVLNDALFSHLCPASTTRYELQVGDAREEQLSSGVWVCTAAGSTAVVRAAGGKEMRPGSRRLQFIVREPGPLCGPGGMSLPGLARGFAGSDCPISIRSKTSAARLYLDGPHLVHRIDFGDVVEFHGAACPLRLLGYRAQKNP
- the rplU gene encoding 50S ribosomal protein L21; the protein is MYAVIATGGKQYRISEGGSVRVEKLKGAAGDKIVFDQVLMVGEGASAKIGTPVVKKATVEAEITEQARARKIIVFKMKHRKMLRRVHGHRQPYTELRITKINA
- the gcvPB gene encoding aminomethyl-transferring glycine dehydrogenase subunit GcvPB yields the protein MTRHPGTKTVGFNEPLIFDRGSEGRSGASLSKLDVPEIDPAKLYPKELVRERAAALPEVSEPEVVRHFTRLSTWNFSVDHQFYPLGSCTMKYNPKINEWAARLPGFARLHPYTPARLAQGAIRLVYELEAALAEISGMGAVSLQPSAGAHGELAAMMVIRKALTLRGDPRKKVLIPDTAHGTNPASSALNGYAVEPVASSEDGTLDPRSVAEKMDGDVAALMLTNPNTLGLFERNIKEIAEIVHGKGGLVFGDGANLNAIMGAGRPGDFGVDAMQFNLHKTFSTPHGGGGPGSGPIGVTKALAPYLPTPRPVLCEDGTFVLSEDFPESIGRVRSFYGNFGVMVRAYAYVRELGARGLADSSRMAVLNANYLLQLIKDHYHVPYGNGRCMHEVVACDRDLLKETGVSTLDVAKALIDRGFHPPTIYFPLVVKGALMCEPTESETRESVEEFARALIEIAQMSKTDPDSMHKAPTRTRLGRLDETAAARKPQLKAEER
- the rpmA gene encoding 50S ribosomal protein L27; translated protein: MAHKKGQGSSRNGRDTDGKRLGIKKFAGQHVIPGNIIVRQRGTTFHAGRGAGLGRDYTVFAIDEGVVAFVKRQNRCYIEIVSAGA
- a CDS encoding aminotransferase class V-fold PLP-dependent enzyme; the encoded protein is MSVTPEIYLDNAATTRPWPAAIASVDAMLADGYGNASSLHRRGAAAARAVGKAEGVLAALVGGGAWKVLFTSGGTESDVTAVLGTVPRGKRDALVTTTVEHAAIAEAGRRLGAAGARCVEIGAGPSGVVDPAAVAEAVDDRTALVSVTHVANEMGTVQPVAEIAARVKAKAPRCRVHVDAVQAAAQCARLEYPLAVDMVSLSAHKIHGPQGVGALLLRPDVSIRPLLAGGDQHGGLRPGTLNAPGIAGFAAAAGAIACRRSAAVPAMAALADRLSLGLCGAASGVRPLGAKEARAPGIVVIAVAAVRPEVLLHALETRGVLASSGAACHSRRREPPRCLRDAGLRAGEGSIRFSLSYDTTAEEVEGAVAAFAAVVEAVRAGHAGDV
- a CDS encoding zf-HC2 domain-containing protein — encoded protein: MDHESARACFTGYHDGELSEGDRRSLEEHLAACPGCAAEWDSYRRTMEEVSGLRVMAPPEHFEKQVALAIALRGRRRTFGGLSLVGVRIAVLSLVLIMLLIMGYLTYLLLFAEPDPKTQPVDGATKHTQGDIEVIGPVHIDESAVPE
- a CDS encoding sigma-70 family RNA polymerase sigma factor, with the protein product MSLSDETLFVQSLKARDKHAFEQLIAKFKTPIFNLLYRMTGVREEAEDLAQEVFITVYRKIELFRGESPLTTWIYRIAYNLCMNRRKYLGRRRDRDRQPFDETVEHDVVRSGTMSTSSQVSRPDEMAEGLQMERLIQDAITALDEEQRVILVLRDVQNMSYESISEITGLPAGTVKSRLHRARMALKERLAPYLR
- the thiI gene encoding tRNA 4-thiouridine(8) synthase ThiI, whose amino-acid sequence is MELSSYRGPAVVLRIGELFLKRGNRRSFEDALERNLRRALAGRDDVRLARAHGRMFVLGAADEDLLARLRWVFGLSSLSPATLCDKRLDALTASALELSAAIAVRPGDRFRVVARRADKSFPADSCEIGRVVGAAIAERTGLAVDLEEPDVRVGVEVGPEWAFVWSGERPGGGGLPVGISGRAALLLSGGIDSPVAGHLLQKRGLELACVYFHAPPYTGDGAREKVIDLARALAARQDGLLLFVVPFARIQERFRDGPDPSYLVLLYRRAMVRIAERIAAAQKIGALATGESLGQVASQTLTNLGVIEDAATMPILRPLVGFDKAETIEIARRIGTYEVSIRAHEDCCTLFVPRHPQTKGSIARARRLEEEAALGSALDEAATAAERIVL